The proteins below come from a single Triticum aestivum cultivar Chinese Spring chromosome 5D, IWGSC CS RefSeq v2.1, whole genome shotgun sequence genomic window:
- the LOC123125569 gene encoding UDP-glycosyltransferase 83A1, which translates to MAAAAATQTRVMVLPFPAQGHVIPLMELSRKLAEHGVEVDFVNTEFNHDLVMEAMAEKGAIPDGIHMLTVPDGLGPGDDHADIGKFVKDLPAAMSGRLEEMIRSRKIRWVIVDVSMSWALQVATAAGARVASFSTYSAAVFALRMNLPKLIEDGVLDESGNVQGEGKIQMVPPINASEIPWVSLASTSAPERRRNNIQNVLQTNLSLPLAEVVICNTSMELEPDALALLPNALPLGPLVAPTSRPAGHFLPEDLACLAWLDAQPPGSVVYVAFGSSGFLDATQFQELADGLALSGRPFLWVVRPDFTIGAGQDQFDLDAFRRRVEGQGLVVGWAPQQRVLSHRSVACFVSHCGWNSTVEGVLHGVPFLC; encoded by the exons atggctgctgctgctgctactcaaACTCGTGTCATGGTGCTACCCTTCCCCGCGCAGGGCCATGTCATCCCGCTCATGGAGCTGTCTCGCAAGCTCGCCGAGCACGGCGTCGAGGTGGACTTCGTGAACACCGAGTTCAACCACGACCTCGTCATGGAAGCAATGGCAGAGAAGGGAGCAATTCCTGACGGGATCCACATGCTCACCGTTCCAGACGGCCTGGGCCCTGGAGACGACCACGCGGACATCGGCAAGTTTGTCAAGGACCTGCCGGCCGCCATGTCCGGCCGCCTCGAGGAGATGATCAGATCGAGGAAGATCAGGTGGGTGATCGTAGATGTGTCCATGAGCTGGGCACTGCAGGTGGCCACCGCGGCGGGTGCCCGTGTTGCCTCGTTCTCGACCTACTCTGCAGCCGTGTTTGCTCTGAGGATGAACCTCCCCAAACTGATAGAGGATGGTGTTCTTGATGAAAGTG GGAATGTACAGGGGGAGGGGAAGATCCAAATGGTGCCGCCCATCAACGCGTCGGAGATCCCCTGGGTCAGCCTGGCCAGCACCAGCGCTCCCGAGAGGCGCAGAAACAACATCCAGAACGTCCTCCAGACCAACCTGTCGCTGCCACTCGCCGAGGTGGTCATCTGCAACACCTCCATGGAGTTGGAGCCCGACGCTCTGGCCCTGCTCCCCAACGCGCTGCCTCTCGGCCCGCTGGTGGCGCCCACGTCGAGGCCGGCCGGGCACTTCTTGCCCGAGGACCTCGCCTGCCTCGCCTGGCTCGACGCGCAGCCCCCCGGCTCGGTCGTCTACGTGGCCTTCGGCAGCTCCGGCTTCCTGGACGCGACGCAGTTCCAAGAGCTCGCCGACGGGCTCGCGCTCTCCGGCCGGCCGTTCCTGTGGGTGGTCCGGCCAGACTTCACCATCGGAGCAGGGCAGGATCAGTTCGACCTCGACGCGTTCAGGCGGCGCGTGGAGGGGCAGGGGCTGGTGGTGGGCTGGGCGCCGCAGCAGCGCGTGCTCTCGCACCGCTCCGTGGCCTGCTTCGTGTcgcactgcgggtggaactcgACCGTGGAGGGCGTGCTGCACGGCGTGCCGTTCCTGTGCTAG